A stretch of the Parafrankia irregularis genome encodes the following:
- a CDS encoding MMPL family transporter, translating to MAVGAPRWPGADEYGSRLETRSDEPRTQRGGLFALLAGAATTRPWRVLTIAGLLLVLAAPWAAGIFGHLAVGGFYAPEDPAARAEALLDSEFPGAPPNVAVLLTAAGGIDGPTPARLGRDLTTQLSGEAGVTAVVSYWGQAGRSELFRSRDGRSALILFRLTGTEDEVQKRLDQLYEKYAHRGPGVQVTFGGAPATMRDVTERGREDLERAELVTAPLVFAVLLYAFGGVTAALLPVLVGGSAVIASIALLRVLAEMTPISVFSLNLTTALGFALAVDYSLFILRRFWEEQRNGRTRADSLRVSLQTAGRTVLFSGVTVALSLTGALLFPLPYLRSYAFAGVAVVITSEVAALLLLPAAIMVLGDRIDARRQRWAGVEHPARHSGSMAGTLGRRDRRGRAGRRARREPGAVWAGIARMVMTRPLLFGGAAVAVMLILAAPLRDLTVALADDTVLPATSESHIVNDAMRDDFAICLPCQIPLVVPGVDARDPIAAAQLSGYAVAVSAVPGVARVDTAAGSFAGGHQVMPAPADGGSFIGVHGGTWLSLWPDHPDAVSAETREMIGRIRAVPSPFPVYAGGIAPHLLETRDKVVRSLPRAVGMVVLVTFVLLFLFTGSVVLPIKALVLNALNLAAVLGVLVLVFQEGHVGVLTEGLQISGTTELTSPVLMFCIAFGLSMDYEIFLLSRIREEYLRTGNNTRSVARGLGSTGPLITCAALALIVVMIGVATSGISIIRMVGVGLAVAVILDVTVVRAILVPAFMALAGDYNWWAPRPLRLLHERYGLHEGHAEGHPEETGERAESEFLPRPARWNYPVRTESGFRAFHGWDRYPSVEISEVYREPSSSRPEESSAKVSALFSEEESWALSGR from the coding sequence CGGACACAGCGCGGTGGCTTGTTCGCCCTGCTGGCAGGTGCCGCCACGACCCGTCCCTGGCGAGTGCTCACGATCGCCGGCCTGCTGCTGGTACTGGCGGCGCCGTGGGCCGCGGGCATCTTCGGGCACCTGGCCGTGGGTGGGTTCTACGCGCCCGAAGACCCCGCGGCCCGGGCCGAGGCGCTGCTTGACTCCGAGTTTCCCGGCGCCCCGCCGAACGTGGCTGTCCTCCTCACGGCGGCCGGAGGCATCGACGGCCCCACCCCGGCCCGGCTGGGCCGGGACCTCACCACCCAGCTCTCCGGGGAAGCCGGTGTCACCGCGGTCGTCTCCTACTGGGGCCAGGCCGGTCGCAGCGAACTGTTCCGGTCACGGGACGGTCGGTCCGCCCTGATCCTGTTCCGGCTCACCGGCACCGAGGACGAGGTCCAGAAAAGGCTCGACCAGCTGTACGAGAAGTACGCGCACCGAGGCCCCGGCGTTCAGGTGACCTTCGGTGGCGCACCCGCGACGATGCGCGACGTCACCGAACGCGGCCGGGAGGATCTCGAACGGGCGGAGCTCGTTACCGCGCCGCTCGTCTTCGCCGTCCTCCTCTACGCCTTCGGCGGTGTGACCGCGGCACTGCTGCCGGTGCTGGTGGGCGGCAGCGCGGTCATCGCGAGCATCGCGCTGTTGCGTGTGCTGGCCGAGATGACACCGATCTCGGTGTTCTCGCTCAACCTCACCACCGCGCTCGGCTTCGCTCTCGCCGTCGACTACAGCCTGTTCATCCTGCGTCGGTTCTGGGAGGAGCAGCGCAACGGGCGCACTCGGGCCGACTCCCTGCGGGTCAGCCTGCAGACCGCCGGACGCACCGTCCTGTTCTCCGGGGTGACCGTCGCGCTGTCCCTGACGGGAGCACTGCTGTTCCCGCTGCCGTACCTGCGTTCCTACGCGTTCGCGGGCGTCGCCGTGGTGATCACCTCGGAGGTCGCCGCGCTGCTCCTCCTCCCCGCCGCGATCATGGTCCTGGGGGATCGGATCGACGCCCGCCGACAGAGGTGGGCCGGGGTGGAACATCCGGCCCGCCACTCGGGCAGCATGGCGGGCACCCTCGGCAGGCGGGATCGCCGAGGGCGGGCCGGTCGCCGGGCGCGGCGCGAGCCCGGGGCGGTCTGGGCCGGTATCGCGCGGATGGTGATGACACGTCCCCTGCTGTTCGGCGGCGCGGCCGTCGCGGTGATGCTGATCCTGGCGGCACCGCTGCGGGATCTGACAGTGGCGCTCGCCGATGACACCGTCCTGCCGGCGACGTCCGAGTCGCACATCGTCAACGACGCCATGCGAGATGACTTCGCCATCTGTCTGCCGTGCCAGATCCCGCTCGTCGTGCCCGGGGTGGACGCCCGCGATCCGATTGCCGCGGCCCAGCTCAGTGGCTATGCCGTCGCGGTGTCGGCGGTGCCGGGAGTGGCCCGGGTCGACACGGCGGCCGGAAGCTTCGCCGGCGGGCATCAGGTGATGCCGGCACCGGCGGACGGTGGTTCGTTCATCGGGGTGCACGGTGGGACGTGGCTTTCTCTGTGGCCCGATCACCCGGACGCCGTCTCCGCCGAGACGAGGGAGATGATCGGGCGGATACGCGCGGTGCCGTCCCCTTTTCCGGTCTACGCCGGTGGAATCGCTCCCCACCTGCTGGAAACGCGGGACAAGGTGGTTCGCAGCCTGCCCCGTGCCGTCGGCATGGTGGTGCTGGTGACCTTCGTCCTGTTGTTCCTTTTTACCGGCAGTGTCGTTCTTCCGATCAAGGCACTGGTCCTCAACGCACTCAATCTGGCGGCCGTGCTCGGTGTTCTCGTCCTGGTCTTCCAGGAGGGGCACGTCGGGGTGCTGACCGAAGGCCTGCAGATCTCGGGAACGACGGAGCTGACCAGCCCGGTTCTGATGTTCTGCATCGCGTTCGGGCTGAGCATGGACTACGAGATCTTCCTGCTCTCCCGGATCCGGGAGGAGTATCTGCGCACCGGGAACAACACCCGGTCGGTCGCACGTGGTCTGGGCTCCACCGGCCCGTTGATCACGTGTGCGGCACTCGCCCTGATCGTCGTCATGATCGGCGTGGCGACCTCGGGGATCAGCATCATCAGGATGGTCGGGGTGGGTCTCGCGGTCGCCGTCATTCTCGATGTGACCGTCGTGCGCGCGATCCTGGTCCCGGCGTTCATGGCACTGGCGGGCGACTACAACTGGTGGGCCCCGCGGCCGCTGCGCCTGCTCCACGAGCGGTACGGACTCCATGAAGGACACGCCGAGGGACACCCCGAGGAAACGGGGGAGCGGGCGGAATCGGAATTTTTGCCGCGCCCGGCTCGATGGAATTATCCGGTGCGGACTGAGAGCGGTTTTCGCGCGTTCCACGGCTGGGATCGGTACCCGTCGGTGGAAATCTCCGAGGTGTACCGAGAACCGAGTTCAAGTCGCCCTGAGGAGAGTTCGGCGAAGGTGTCTGCATTGTTTTCCGAGGAGGAGTCGTGGGCATTGTCCGGGCGCTGA
- the thrC gene encoding threonine synthase, which produces MTLAPERATLPSPDTANPAVSLSCRHCGATYPLSPTHVCVECFAPLEIAYDEDRLRRVTRESIEAGPQNLWRYVGLLPAGHVAERRVSLGAGWTPLRPAPRLAAELGMRTLWVKDDSANPTHSFKDRVVSVALTAARDLGFTTVACASTGNLAQSVAAHAASAGLRSIVLVPHDLEAGKTVSTAVYGGTLVAIQGNYDDVNRLCSELAGEYEWAFVNVNVRPFYAEGSKTLGYEVAEQLGWRLPGQVVVPIASGSLLTKVDKAFGELGKLGLVEPTPYKVFGAQAAGCNPVASAFARGVDTVSPVKPSTIAKSLSIGNPADGPYALDVARRTGGAITDVTDEQIVDGIRLLARTEGIFGETAGGVTVACLRRLLDEGRLDPDVETVIYNTGDGLKTLDPLVPTGGPTATIRPSLSAFEAAGLGDD; this is translated from the coding sequence ATGACTCTCGCGCCCGAGCGCGCCACTCTCCCGAGCCCGGATACCGCGAACCCCGCTGTTTCGCTGTCCTGTCGCCACTGCGGAGCCACCTATCCGCTGTCGCCGACGCACGTCTGTGTGGAGTGTTTTGCGCCACTCGAAATCGCCTACGACGAGGACCGGCTACGCCGGGTCACCCGCGAGTCGATCGAGGCCGGCCCGCAGAACCTGTGGCGCTACGTGGGGCTGCTGCCCGCCGGGCACGTCGCCGAGCGGCGGGTCTCGCTGGGTGCCGGCTGGACGCCGCTGCGCCCCGCGCCGCGGCTGGCAGCCGAGCTGGGCATGCGCACCCTGTGGGTGAAGGACGACAGCGCCAACCCGACGCACTCGTTCAAGGACCGGGTCGTCTCGGTGGCCCTCACCGCCGCCCGTGACCTCGGTTTCACCACTGTGGCCTGCGCGTCCACCGGCAACCTCGCCCAGTCGGTGGCCGCCCACGCGGCGTCCGCCGGGCTGCGCTCGATCGTGCTCGTCCCGCACGACCTGGAAGCCGGCAAGACCGTGTCGACCGCGGTCTACGGCGGCACGCTCGTCGCCATCCAGGGCAACTACGACGACGTGAACCGGCTGTGCAGCGAGCTCGCCGGCGAGTACGAGTGGGCGTTCGTCAACGTCAACGTGCGGCCGTTCTACGCCGAGGGCTCGAAGACGCTCGGGTACGAGGTCGCGGAGCAGCTCGGCTGGCGGCTCCCCGGCCAGGTCGTCGTCCCGATCGCGTCCGGGTCGCTGCTCACCAAGGTCGACAAGGCCTTCGGTGAGCTGGGCAAGCTCGGCCTGGTCGAGCCCACCCCGTACAAGGTCTTCGGCGCCCAGGCCGCCGGCTGCAACCCGGTCGCCTCCGCGTTCGCCCGCGGCGTCGACACGGTGTCCCCGGTGAAGCCGTCCACCATCGCCAAGTCACTGTCGATCGGCAACCCGGCGGACGGCCCATACGCCCTCGACGTCGCCCGCCGCACCGGCGGCGCGATCACGGACGTCACCGACGAGCAGATCGTCGACGGCATCCGCCTGCTCGCCCGCACCGAGGGCATCTTCGGCGAGACCGCCGGCGGCGTCACCGTCGCCTGCCTGCGCCGCCTGCTCGACGAAGGCCGCCTCGACCCGGACGTCGAGACCGTCATCTACAACACCGGCGACGGCCTCAAGACGCTCGACCCGCTGGTGCCCACCGGTGGCCCGACCGCGACGATCCGGCCGTCGCTGTCCGCCTTCGAGGCCGCCGGCCTCGGCGACGACTGA
- a CDS encoding HAD family hydrolase, giving the protein MPVRIVYTDLDGTMVGPRGCFFRSEDGASTLEPARALVDLHEAGVALVLVSGRTRPQLVEAAGIFGADGFIGELGAIVGWTSGTWLDSEILRGAMPDSYAQVPESLLDELIRLHPGRLELHSPWHAGREIDVMLRGKINLAEVDEWLAETGFGWLSMRDNGLVSPANMPDLGEIPHVYHLVPDGVSKGEAVAYDLKRRGIDPADAIAIGDSASDLEMARSVGRMHLVANAVRHPDIAELLTRHDNVVVESDAVGLGWASAIRSAIDGR; this is encoded by the coding sequence GTGCCTGTACGGATCGTCTATACCGATCTTGACGGAACGATGGTCGGCCCGCGTGGATGCTTCTTCCGCTCCGAGGACGGGGCCAGCACCCTGGAACCGGCCCGCGCGCTGGTGGACCTGCATGAGGCCGGTGTCGCGCTGGTCCTGGTCTCGGGGCGGACGCGGCCGCAGCTCGTGGAAGCCGCCGGGATCTTCGGCGCGGACGGGTTCATCGGGGAGCTGGGCGCCATCGTCGGGTGGACCAGCGGAACCTGGCTCGACAGCGAGATCCTGCGCGGTGCCATGCCGGATTCCTACGCCCAGGTGCCGGAGAGCCTGCTCGACGAGCTGATCCGGCTCCACCCCGGTCGCCTCGAGCTGCATTCGCCCTGGCACGCGGGCAGGGAGATCGACGTCATGCTGCGCGGCAAGATCAACCTCGCCGAGGTGGACGAATGGCTCGCCGAGACCGGTTTCGGCTGGCTGAGCATGCGTGACAACGGGCTGGTCTCGCCGGCGAACATGCCCGACCTCGGTGAGATACCTCACGTCTATCACCTGGTGCCGGACGGCGTCAGCAAGGGCGAGGCGGTGGCCTACGACCTCAAGCGGCGCGGGATCGACCCGGCCGACGCCATCGCCATCGGTGACTCGGCCAGTGATCTGGAGATGGCTCGTTCGGTGGGCCGGATGCATCTGGTGGCCAACGCGGTGCGCCATCCCGACATCGCCGAACTACTCACCAGGCACGACAACGTGGTGGTCGAGTCGGACGCGGTCGGGCTGGGCTGGGCGAGCGCCATCCGCAGCGCTATCGACGGCCGGTAA
- a CDS encoding alpha,alpha-trehalose-phosphate synthase (UDP-forming) has product MPGIGELAAQAGAGSFQADLLVASNRGPVSFAVGDDGLLIPRRGGGGLVSGLAQVVQDAPEDGGELLWVCTALSEADRRAARSAPGGRIDQAGYDTGGASVRMLDLDRVLFDRAYNAVANRTLWFVLHLLHSPSTEPSFGASFRQDWAAYEDYNAAFAEALAEQAAPGACVLVQDYHLTLVPALLRAIRPDVRIAHFSHTPWSPPQYFRMLPDSVAAAILRGMLGADRLGFLAPAWAEAFRECCAEILGATVEGDAISAGGRTVRTSLYPLGVDAAELRDRATRPDVQERVAELRELAGGCRLVVRVDRTELSKNIVRGLDAYRELLRAHPEWHGRVMHLVCAYPSRHDLPEYREYTAAVQRIAAEIEAEFGTESWLPVHLEISDDFPRSLAAMSLADVLVVNPIRDGMNLVAKEGMVVSTENAVLILSREAGACSQMSADALVVNPFDVTATAEAMHTALTMDPAQRCARTGRLAAIAAQLPPRAWFRAQLDEIAG; this is encoded by the coding sequence ATGCCGGGCATCGGGGAGCTCGCGGCGCAGGCCGGTGCCGGCTCGTTCCAGGCCGACCTGCTGGTCGCGTCGAACCGGGGTCCGGTCTCCTTCGCGGTCGGGGATGACGGCCTGCTGATCCCTCGACGCGGTGGCGGCGGGCTGGTCAGCGGTCTCGCCCAGGTCGTGCAGGACGCGCCCGAGGACGGCGGCGAGCTGCTTTGGGTCTGCACCGCACTCAGCGAGGCCGACCGCCGGGCGGCCCGCTCGGCGCCGGGCGGCCGCATCGACCAGGCCGGCTACGACACCGGCGGTGCCTCGGTCCGCATGCTCGACCTGGACCGGGTGCTGTTCGACCGGGCCTACAACGCGGTCGCCAACCGGACGCTCTGGTTCGTCCTGCACCTGTTGCACTCGCCGTCGACGGAACCGAGCTTCGGGGCGTCGTTCCGGCAGGACTGGGCAGCCTACGAGGACTACAACGCCGCCTTCGCCGAGGCGCTCGCCGAGCAGGCCGCGCCGGGGGCGTGCGTCCTCGTCCAGGACTATCACCTGACGCTGGTGCCGGCCCTGCTGCGCGCGATCCGGCCGGATGTGCGCATCGCCCACTTCAGCCACACACCCTGGTCGCCACCGCAGTACTTCCGGATGCTGCCCGACTCGGTGGCGGCGGCCATCCTGCGGGGCATGCTCGGGGCCGACCGGCTCGGTTTCCTCGCCCCCGCCTGGGCGGAGGCCTTCCGGGAGTGCTGTGCCGAGATCCTGGGCGCGACGGTCGAGGGCGATGCGATCTCGGCCGGCGGGCGCACGGTGCGGACGAGCCTCTACCCGCTCGGTGTGGACGCCGCCGAGCTGCGGGACCGTGCCACCCGGCCGGATGTGCAGGAGCGGGTGGCCGAGCTGCGTGAGCTGGCTGGTGGCTGCCGACTGGTGGTGCGGGTCGACCGCACCGAGCTGTCGAAGAACATCGTCCGCGGGCTGGACGCCTACCGCGAGCTGCTGCGCGCACATCCGGAATGGCACGGGCGGGTGATGCATCTGGTCTGCGCGTACCCGTCGCGGCACGATCTGCCCGAGTACCGCGAGTACACCGCGGCGGTGCAGCGCATCGCGGCGGAGATCGAGGCCGAGTTCGGCACCGAGAGCTGGCTGCCCGTGCACCTGGAGATCAGCGACGACTTCCCGCGCTCGCTGGCCGCGATGAGCCTGGCGGACGTCCTGGTGGTCAACCCCATCCGGGACGGGATGAACCTAGTCGCGAAGGAGGGGATGGTCGTCTCCACGGAGAACGCCGTTCTCATCCTTTCCCGGGAGGCCGGCGCCTGTTCGCAGATGTCCGCCGACGCCCTGGTGGTGAACCCGTTCGACGTCACCGCCACCGCGGAGGCGATGCACACCGCGCTGACCATGGACCCGGCGCAACGGTGCGCCCGGACCGGGCGGCTCGCCGCGATCGCCGCGCAGTTGCCGCCGCGCGCGTGGTTCCGGGCGCAGCTCGACGAGATCGCCGGCTAG
- the otsB gene encoding trehalose-phosphatase, which translates to MTESSTSPPTGRAAPATVESPPTPRTPAGGAGLAALLTAPENALVALDYDGTLSPIVSRPGDAVPAPGAMAALSRIARRVGTVAIITGRPVDAVLQLTEAARFADLGRLLVLGQYGLQRWDAETGQTTSPEPLPGVGTLRSALTEALQDAPAGTSVEDKQHALVVHVRRTADPDATLAALTPALSRLAQDHGLEAAPGKRVLELRPPGHDKGRALRALIAERGARSVLVAGDDLGDLPAFEAVDELRASGVGGVTVCSDSPEVPDALRLRADLVVDGPAGMVTLLEVLADRLMP; encoded by the coding sequence GTGACCGAATCCTCGACCTCGCCGCCCACCGGCCGGGCCGCGCCCGCCACCGTGGAATCCCCGCCGACCCCACGCACCCCGGCCGGCGGTGCCGGTCTGGCCGCCCTGTTGACCGCACCGGAGAACGCCCTGGTCGCGCTCGACTACGACGGCACCCTGTCACCGATCGTGTCCCGGCCCGGGGACGCCGTTCCCGCCCCGGGCGCCATGGCGGCGCTGAGCCGGATCGCCCGCCGGGTCGGCACCGTGGCGATCATCACCGGCCGGCCGGTGGACGCCGTCCTGCAGCTCACCGAGGCGGCGCGGTTCGCCGACCTCGGCCGGCTGCTCGTCCTCGGCCAGTACGGGCTGCAGCGCTGGGACGCCGAGACCGGGCAGACCACCAGCCCGGAGCCGCTGCCCGGGGTGGGCACCCTGCGCAGTGCCCTCACCGAGGCACTCCAGGATGCCCCGGCCGGGACGTCCGTCGAGGACAAGCAGCACGCCCTGGTCGTGCACGTCCGGCGGACCGCCGACCCGGACGCCACGCTCGCCGCGCTGACGCCGGCCCTGAGCCGGCTGGCCCAGGACCACGGTCTGGAGGCCGCGCCCGGCAAGCGGGTGCTGGAGCTGCGCCCACCCGGTCATGACAAGGGCCGGGCGCTGCGCGCGCTGATCGCCGAGCGCGGGGCCCGGTCGGTGCTGGTCGCCGGTGACGACCTGGGCGACCTGCCCGCGTTCGAGGCGGTCGACGAGCTGCGGGCCAGCGGCGTGGGTGGCGTCACCGTGTGCAGTGACAGCCCCGAGGTGCCGGACGCACTGCGCCTGCGGGCGGATCTGGTCGTCGACGGCCCGGCCGGCATGGTCACCCTGCTGGAGGTCCTGGCCGACCGGCTGATGCCCTGA
- a CDS encoding LytR C-terminal domain-containing protein produces MPSGSHPYRNRGSDRLRTAAATAVAVLAVLAGILLVNLFNGDTDDEVAAAGASPTRAASAEPTRPAETTEPTRPAESTRPAETTEPTPSRQATPTTAPATPKPGSDPAAPHVVAPVIVLNNSRIAKLADRAADKVEAAGFKVERTGNYVGQYNVPVTTVFYDPEDAEAARTLLETVPGVDRMVPRAETRIVETDTLILVITRDFPAGDQP; encoded by the coding sequence GTGCCCAGTGGCTCCCACCCCTACCGAAACCGCGGTAGTGACCGCCTGCGCACGGCGGCCGCCACCGCCGTGGCCGTGCTGGCCGTGCTCGCCGGCATCCTGCTGGTGAACCTGTTCAACGGCGACACCGATGACGAGGTCGCCGCCGCGGGGGCCAGCCCCACCCGGGCCGCGTCCGCCGAGCCGACGAGGCCGGCCGAGACCACCGAGCCGACCAGGCCCGCCGAATCCACCCGGCCGGCCGAGACCACCGAGCCGACACCATCCCGGCAGGCGACGCCGACGACCGCCCCGGCCACGCCGAAACCCGGGTCCGACCCGGCGGCGCCGCACGTGGTCGCGCCCGTCATCGTGCTGAACAACTCCCGGATCGCCAAACTCGCCGACCGCGCCGCCGACAAGGTGGAGGCCGCCGGCTTCAAGGTCGAGCGGACCGGCAACTACGTGGGCCAGTACAACGTCCCGGTCACGACTGTCTTCTACGACCCCGAGGACGCCGAGGCGGCCCGCACTCTGCTGGAGACCGTCCCCGGGGTTGACCGCATGGTCCCCCGCGCCGAGACGCGAATCGTCGAGACGGACACCCTCATCCTGGTCATCACCAGGGACTTTCCTGCCGGCGACCAGCCCTGA
- a CDS encoding DUF3263 domain-containing protein, which translates to MPPAPGSDAADSGPAVGGGSLSERDARMLAFEKKWPVHTGPKDAAIQAEFGLSSTRYYQKLHVLIESPAALAAEPMLVNRLQRLLDERRRARAGALDDAGAPGGDDPDDA; encoded by the coding sequence GTGCCCCCCGCCCCCGGATCGGACGCTGCCGATTCCGGCCCGGCTGTGGGCGGCGGCAGCCTGAGCGAGCGGGATGCCCGGATGCTGGCGTTCGAGAAGAAGTGGCCGGTGCACACCGGCCCCAAGGATGCCGCGATCCAGGCCGAGTTCGGTCTGTCGTCGACCCGCTATTACCAGAAGCTGCATGTACTGATCGAGTCACCAGCCGCGCTGGCCGCCGAGCCGATGCTCGTCAACCGGCTGCAGCGGCTGCTTGACGAACGCCGGCGCGCCCGCGCCGGCGCCCTGGACGACGCCGGCGCGCCCGGCGGCGACGATCCCGACGACGCATGA
- a CDS encoding RNHCP domain-containing protein, with the protein MRPHEETAGPEEGAGGESRRFARTPEDFECLVCGATVRGDGYTNHCPACLWSRHVDVHPGDRAAACRGLMRPVAVEMRARDSILTHHCVDCGHRRRNRTAPADAEAALFALARMVAEEVSRHGPEPAGPQRGGQQVRGTGPGSGAPRRRGRRR; encoded by the coding sequence GTGCGACCGCATGAGGAGACGGCAGGTCCCGAAGAGGGGGCCGGGGGTGAGTCCCGCCGGTTCGCCCGCACGCCGGAGGACTTCGAGTGCCTGGTGTGCGGGGCGACGGTCCGGGGTGACGGCTACACGAACCACTGTCCGGCCTGCCTGTGGTCGCGGCATGTGGACGTCCACCCCGGCGACCGCGCGGCGGCGTGTCGGGGGCTGATGCGCCCGGTCGCGGTGGAGATGCGGGCCAGGGACAGCATCCTGACCCATCACTGTGTGGACTGCGGCCATCGGCGCCGCAACCGGACCGCACCGGCGGACGCCGAGGCCGCCCTGTTCGCGCTGGCCAGGATGGTCGCGGAGGAGGTCAGTCGGCACGGGCCGGAGCCCGCGGGCCCGCAGCGCGGCGGCCAGCAGGTCAGGGGTACAGGCCCCGGGTCCGGTGCGCCTCGGCGACGCGGGCGACGCCGATGA
- a CDS encoding Glu/Leu/Phe/Val family dehydrogenase, producing the protein MILGTGSAWDTACVQLADAVRHLGLDDGMHDLLRTPRRSISVSVPLLRDDGQLLVLSGYRVQHNLARGPAKGGLRYHPSCDLDEVKALAMWMTWKCALMGIPYGGAKGGIAVEPGLLSRQERERMTRRYAAELVPLIGPDKDIPAPDVGTDEQTMAWIMDTYSTHTGHTAAGVVTGKPLSIGGSAGRAGATSRGVQLAAFAALRELDKEPRETTVAVQGFGKVGALAAQYLHDAGCRLVAVSDVKGGVHNSAGLNPTALIRHVARGGDTVVGYPGTDTITNDELLELDVDMLVPAALEGVINVGNADRVKAPLIVEGANGPVTAEADRILTGNGTVIVPDILANGGGVAVSYFEWVQDIQAYFWSEDQVNDRLRELMLRAYREVSALARERRVSLRTAAHIIGVARVAEAHRTRGLYP; encoded by the coding sequence GTGATCCTCGGGACCGGCTCCGCCTGGGACACGGCGTGCGTGCAGCTTGCCGACGCCGTCCGCCACCTGGGCCTGGACGACGGCATGCACGACCTGCTGCGCACCCCGCGCCGATCGATCTCCGTCTCGGTGCCGCTGCTGCGCGACGACGGGCAGCTGCTCGTCCTGTCCGGCTACCGGGTCCAGCACAACCTGGCGCGTGGGCCCGCAAAGGGCGGCCTGCGCTACCACCCATCCTGCGATCTTGACGAGGTCAAGGCCCTCGCCATGTGGATGACCTGGAAGTGCGCGCTGATGGGGATCCCCTACGGCGGGGCGAAGGGCGGGATCGCCGTCGAGCCGGGCCTGCTCTCACGGCAGGAACGTGAGCGGATGACCCGGCGGTACGCGGCCGAGCTGGTGCCGCTGATCGGGCCGGACAAGGACATCCCGGCGCCGGACGTCGGCACCGACGAGCAGACCATGGCCTGGATCATGGATACCTACTCCACGCACACCGGCCACACCGCCGCGGGCGTGGTCACCGGCAAGCCGCTGTCGATCGGCGGATCCGCCGGGCGGGCCGGGGCCACCAGCCGTGGCGTCCAGCTGGCGGCGTTCGCCGCGCTGCGCGAGCTCGACAAGGAGCCCAGGGAGACCACGGTCGCCGTGCAGGGCTTCGGCAAGGTCGGTGCGCTCGCCGCCCAGTACCTGCACGACGCCGGCTGCCGCCTGGTCGCGGTGTCCGACGTCAAGGGCGGCGTCCACAACAGCGCGGGGCTCAACCCGACAGCACTGATCCGGCACGTGGCCCGCGGCGGCGACACGGTCGTCGGCTACCCCGGCACCGACACGATCACCAACGACGAGCTGCTCGAGCTGGACGTCGACATGCTGGTCCCCGCGGCCCTCGAGGGTGTGATCAACGTCGGGAACGCCGACCGGGTCAAGGCGCCACTGATCGTCGAGGGCGCGAACGGACCGGTGACGGCGGAGGCCGACCGGATCCTGACCGGGAACGGCACGGTGATCGTGCCGGACATCCTCGCCAACGGTGGCGGCGTCGCCGTCTCCTACTTCGAATGGGTGCAGGACATCCAGGCGTACTTCTGGTCGGAGGACCAGGTGAACGACCGCCTGCGCGAGCTGATGCTGCGCGCCTACCGGGAGGTCTCCGCGCTGGCCCGCGAGCGGCGGGTGAGCCTGCGCACCGCCGCCCACATCATCGGCGTCGCCCGCGTCGCCGAGGCGCACCGGACCCGGGGCCTGTACCCCTGA